TAAATATGTCAGAATTTTTTTACATCAACATCTATACATTATTTCCTGAGAGACTGACAAAGATGTTAAAAATGCTCTAtctcacaaaacaaaccaaccaacagaTACAGGTGAGAACATTACCTCCATGGCAGAGGTAATTGATTATTGAtaaattatcatttaaaatgtttaatctgGAAAATAATAGGCAGATCAATCAGTGCTGTTGACCTTTTGATTGACAGGTCATACAATACAAATATCGTAAGAGGTGAAATCACGcgtgtttctttgttttggcCACCTCATTTATATCACTGAGAGTAGGCTGATGAACAGAAACACCTCCCTGTATAATACAGAAGGATCATCAACATCTCTGTACTtaataaactggaaactgaGTGTAGACTAATAATGTGTTAAAATTACTACAATTATTTGGTAACTTTAGCCATAGAATTGATttagtatatttaaaaaaatcatctaaGAAGCACGTCAGTGTTGTGGGTGATCTAGGAGCCAAGTATTTTACTATATTAGTAAAAGCGTGTTAGTATTATTGAAAAAACCTACTAAATGTCTCAAAAGTAAAAGGACAAAAAagctccctctgtgtgttttagggCAGCAACTAATGACTATTTCAGGTTTAATTAATTCCTATCAATTCTATTTTTTGATGAactgttttgtctataaaatgtcacatcagtAAAAATAGCGAAAAATGACCAACACTTCAAACCAACTAAGATGTTCAGTTTGCTGTCATCTGTGActaagaaaagcatcaaattttcatgtatgttttattattattactatgtacaataaatattttactgttctggttagcttagcttgagCTAATTTTATCTACGCTACAAATCATAGTGTAGTTTAAGCTGTAGAAATCATCATACTTTATAAAGTAATCATGTTTTGTCCACCACAAACTATAGCTGTCACATAAATGTGGAGGATTATTTACTTCTTAAAATCTAGTGGAGCTGTAGTATAATGTAGGAGAAAATGAGAATACTCTGTTAAAGGACAAGTACCTTATAACTGTATACTCACAATACTGAAGTAAATGTACTTATACTTTTCACCCCTGCCCCATTCATAATATTATATCTATACCCTTCTGTTGTGTATGTCTGTTGCTGTCAGTATTGCCTGGCCTGTTGATGGAAATGTGCAGCCATTTTTCATGTTGAGTCACTTGCTGTATGTTATAAAGCCATGCGTGACGTTACTTCCTCTCTCAGCGCCTGGCTAACTGTGCAGTCTGCTGTACTTGCCGACTCTATTGTGATGTTtcctatttttctgtttttccttgtaGATGCAGACTATAAAATGTGTAGTGGTAGGAGACGGTGCAGTAGGAAAGACCTGCTTGCTGATCTCCTACACAACCAACAAGTTCCCCTCAGAATATGTGCCCACGGTAAGAAGCCTCAACACCGACTGAGTCATGTCAAAAAGTACTGTACACGGTTCACACATTGACTTAGAACCACTGTTTCCCTTTAATATTTCcttattgttgaaatgcagtgTAATCAGACGTGTTTccttttggttttgttgaataatttctccttttttgtgtgtgtgtgctcaaaGGTTTTTGACAATTATGCGGTGACAGTGATGATCGGAGGAGAGCCCTATACACTGGGCCTTTTTGACACAGCAGGTAACATGAATGTCTTTGAAAAGctgtccttttctctctcatctctgttACTCTGACATTAATAGAAAACCTTCCCTGTTCTTTTGATTGTTGCTCTCAGGTCAGGAGGATTATGACAGGCTGCGTCCTCTCAGCTATCCACAGACAGACGTCTTCCTTGTATGTTTCTCTGTCGTCTCCCCCTCATCTTTTGAAAACGTCAAAGAGAAGgtcagtttttttaatcttctttttttccactgatttGGAAAAAGACATGACTCTTGACTTTTGGCTCGAGTGTTGGCTGACCGATGCCCATCACAATTTCTTCAAATGTCTGGTTTTGTCTGACCTACAGCTCAAAACTCCAAGATAAACAGTTTTCTGTCACATGACAAATCCGAATAGCTAGACTAAGTGAAAATTTTTCATTTTCGCTTAAAAAATTACTTGACCAATTACTCGATTGTTATCGTATTCTATGAACTGACTgtttgattaatcaactaattgttaAAGCACTACAGACATGATCAGGGCTGAGGATTGTGTTCAATTTTTTGATGTTGCACAGATATGATACCTGGGTTATGCTATTGATgctaaaatgtttatttttatgaccCGCCACATTGagaagtcaagtcaatttttttctattaaagCCAGAGTTTTCAAATCGCATattgttaaaacacaaacagctgtacAAGAACTGTCTTTGCACaatgtaaatgtataaaattgGCAAAATTGTGATTTGAATCTGGGACAATCTGATCGAAGAGTAGTACTCAACATTACAAATCTGACAAGACATAAATGTATTCtttataataacaaataaatactgaGGATTGATACCCAGCTCTAGACATGACTTTGAAGAAggaaaatatgaatttaatctttatattgtttttctttttcagtgggTTCCTGAGATTTCCCACCACTGCCCCCGCACACCCTTCCTGTTAGTGGGCACACAGGTGGACCTGCGGGAAGACAGCAACACAGTGGAGAAGCTGGCAAAGAACAAACAGCGCCCCCTATATCCTGAGAGCGGAGAGAAGCTGGCGCGTGAGCTCAAAGCTGTCAAATACGTGGAGTGCTCTGCTCTGACACAGGTATGGGGCAAATTTTCACCACACGTGAAAGCAACATATATGTTAAAACAAGCAACAATAACAGCtactttcctctctctgactcctcttcttctccttcttcaaCCAGCGAGGGCTTAAGAATGTGTTTGATGAGGCCATCCTGGCGGCCTTGGAGCCTCCTGAGACCAAAACCAAGAGAAAGTGTGTTCTGCTATAGATGAACAACGGCAGTGAGAGACCTAACGGTGTTAGAAATAGGTGGGGTGAATCAAAACATCAGAAAGATCAATGGCCATtatgaaaaaaaggacaaaacaaaaggGGAAGGGAGGTACAATGCCATTGAGACTTATTCTAATACACGTGTACACTGATTGtgccttcaaaataaactttgaaaGAGGCTGAGGCAGCAAATCTTCAGCATGCAGTAAATGCAGTAAGTGTCACCTATCTCCTTTTCTGAAAGCTTTTAAAAATTGCAGTGTTCTTTCTACAAACATTCAGGTGGGGCGGGCCCCCCCTGCCTGTCACTGTTGTGccatttttttctaaaaaaaagaaagactcaTTTATATAGTTGCCTTTggcctcctctgtgtttttacctcTTGCGGTCTATCGGGGCTTTTAAACCCAGTGTAGAAAAATATAAACGGGGAAACGCTTGCGTTACATTTAACATTAAGTTTTTAGTGAACTTTGGTTAGTGTGGTTAAAAGGGGCAACTTAATGTTAAGTGGTACtccatttgctttcttttctgaTCCTTTTAGATTGAATAATGAAAGCACAAGAGATATTATTGCCACTCCAAACAAAGGTAGCTGTCTGAAATGATTACTTTCTTCCCACTTCCTGTGACTTTTCTGGGAGGCCAAGTGCATTTTCACCAATTTCCCTTCTCTGGGTGACTTATgaatttctattttattctccttttgtt
The window above is part of the Lates calcarifer isolate ASB-BC8 linkage group LG15, TLL_Latcal_v3, whole genome shotgun sequence genome. Proteins encoded here:
- the cdc42l gene encoding cell division cycle 42, like — translated: MQTIKCVVVGDGAVGKTCLLISYTTNKFPSEYVPTVFDNYAVTVMIGGEPYTLGLFDTAGQEDYDRLRPLSYPQTDVFLVCFSVVSPSSFENVKEKWVPEISHHCPRTPFLLVGTQVDLREDSNTVEKLAKNKQRPLYPESGEKLARELKAVKYVECSALTQRGLKNVFDEAILAALEPPETKTKRKCVLL